In Juglans regia cultivar Chandler chromosome 13, Walnut 2.0, whole genome shotgun sequence, the following proteins share a genomic window:
- the LOC108994078 gene encoding uncharacterized protein LOC108994078 isoform X2, with protein MGSLSEDEEYRFFDAQEEMASISDATSDSIEISQSSSSSFNFGALDTCPYDIWNRSPGSVTERRSKFLDWMGLGLDGIARENSADVRSDVPDQVIDRIRESSGAVLRTSGSEDVFCSSHSSMTYRSKENFVCKDVNFGEVSLGQSVRVEECENTSGSSLSFQQLIEREAEETKVGSMKRTKNGWWSRLRSMACVVKSQGKADQLRRENEAILRSRVQRVNVHQCRKRLKELSALYMGQDIQAHEGPILTMKFSPDGQYLASAGEDRIVRLWQVVEDERSNELDIPEIDPSCIYFTVDHLSELKALSVDRERMGKLKSLRKTSDSACVIFPPKVFRILEKPLHEFHGHSGEISDLSWSNNNHLLSSSIDKTVRLWQVGCDHCLKVFSHSNYVTSVHFNPVDDNYFMTGSIDGKVRIWAIPDCQVVGWSDIREIVTAVCYRPDGKGGIVGSLSGICRFYNISDNHLELDAQVGLHNKKRSPCKRIIGFQFFPQDSSKIMVTCADSQVRILHGCTVIGKYKGHHNAGNHISAAFTSDGKHIVSACEDSNVYLWNCSSQEDSGRLQAKNIRSCERFSTNVSVAIPWCGLKCENSVNRRQSPVLNENQAETLPFSSPACFSLSQEFLLESFPKGSATWPEEKLPTSSPMAKPSILHKSQYKFLKTSCQNTSSSHAWGLVIVTAGWDGRIKSFHNYGLPVPL; from the exons ATGGGTAGCTTgagtgaagatgaagaatataGATTTTTCGATGCTCAAGAGGAGATGGCATCGATCTCAGATGCAACCTCCGATAGCATTGAGATATCTCAGTCTAGTTCTTCTAGTTTTAACTTCGGAGCTTTGGATACTTGTCCTTATGACATATGGAATCGGAGCCCTGGAAGTGTAACAGAGCGTCGTAGTAAGTTTTTGGACTGGATGGGATTGGGTTTAGATGGCATTGCACGAGAGAATTCAGCAGATGTACGTAGTGATGTACCAGACCAAGTGATTGATAGAATCAGAGAGAGTAGTGGTGCTGTGTTGAGGACCTCAGGTTCTGAAGATGTGTTTTGTTCGAGTCACTCTTCGATGACTTATCGGTCAAAGGAGAATTTTGTTTGCAAAGATGTGAACTTTGGCGAAGTCAGCCTGGGCCAATCTGTTAGGGTTGAAGAGTGCGAGAACACTTCTGGGTCGTCCCTTTCATTTCAACAACTGATAGAGAGGGAAGCTGAGGAGACAAAAGTGGGTTCAATGAAGAGAACTAAGAATGGGTGGTGGAGTCGATTACGTTCCATGGCATGTGTTGTTAAGAGTCAAGGGAAAGCTGATCAACTAAGACGTGAGAATGAGGCAATACTACGGTCGAGAGTTCAAAGAGTTAATGTTCACCAATGCAGGAAGCGATTGAAAGAACTTTCAGCTCTTTATATGGGACAAGATATCCAAGCCCATGAGGGTCCAATTTTGACAATGAAATTTAGTCCTGATGGGCAGTACCTTGCAAGTGCTGGTGAAGATAGGATTGTGCGTTTGTGGCAGGTGGTGGAAGATGAGAGATCCAATGAACTTGACATCCCAGAAATAGATCCATCCTGCATATATTTCACAGTAGATCATCTCTCTGAACTGAAAGCCCTCTCTGTGGATAGAGAGAGAATGGGTAAATTGAAGAGCCTGAGGAAAACCTCAGACTCAGCATGTGTGATTTTCCCCCCTAAAGTCTTCCGGATATTGGAGAAACCATTGCATGAGTTCCATGGGCACAGTGGCGAGATCTCAGATCTCTCATGGTCAAATAATAAT CATCTGCTCTCGTCATCGATCGACAAAACTGTTCGTCTATGGCAAGTGGGATGTGATCATTGCCTCAAAGTTTTTTCACACAGTAATTATG TGACCAGCGTTCACTTCAACCCTGTTGATGACAACTATTTCATGACTGGTTCAATAGATGGGAAAGTTCGCATTTGGGCTATTCCCGATTGTCAAGTTGTTGGTTGGTCTGATATAAGAGAGATTGTCACTGCAGTGTGTTATCGCCCTGACGGAAAG GGGGGCATCGTTGGCTCTCTGAGTGGCATTTGCCGCTTTTACAACATATCAG ATAATCACTTGGAGTTGGATGCTCAAGTTGGCTTGCACAataaaaaaagatcaccctGCAAAAGGATAATTGGCTTCCAG TTCTTTCCTCAAGACTCTAGCAAAATCATGGTTACGTGTGCTGATTCACAAGTCCGAATTCTTCATGGCTGTACTGTGATTGGCAAATACAAGG GCCATCATAATGCTGGAAACCATATATCTGCGGCTTTCACTTCAGACGGAAAACACATTGTATCAGCTTGCGAGGATTCTAATGTATACTTATGGAACTGCAGTAGTCAGGAAGATTCTGGACGACTCCAAGCCAAAAATATAAGGTCTTGTGAACGGTTCTCCACCAATGTATCTGTTGCAATACCTTGGTGTGGTCTGAAATGTGAGAACTCGGTAAATAGAAGGCAATCTCCTGTCTTGAATGAAAATCAGGCAGAAACCCTCCCTTTTTCTTCTCCTGCTTGTTTCTCTCTGAGCCAAGAATTCCTCTTAGAGTCTTTTCCAAAGGGATCTGCAACTTGGCCAGAGGAGAAGCTTCCTACTTCAAGTCCAATGGCTAAACCATCTATATTGCATAAATCTCAATACAAGTTTCTGAAAACTTCTTGCCAGAACACATCCAGTTCTCATGCGTGGGGTCTGGTCATTGTGACTGCTGGCTGGGATGGACGGATAAAGTCATTCCACAATTATGGGTTACCGGTACCACTTTGA
- the LOC108994078 gene encoding uncharacterized protein LOC108994078 isoform X1 has product MGSLSEDEEYRFFDAQEEMASISDATSDSIEISQSSSSSFNFGALDTCPYDIWNRSPGSVTERRSKFLDWMGLGLDGIARENSADVRSDVPDQVIDRIRESSGAVLRTSGSEDVFCSSHSSMTYRSKENFVCKDVNFGEVSLGQSVRVEECENTSGSSLSFQQLIEREAEETKVGSMKRTKNGWWSRLRSMACVVKSQGKADQLRRENEAILRSRVQRVNVHQCRKRLKELSALYMGQDIQAHEGPILTMKFSPDGQYLASAGEDRIVRLWQVVEDERSNELDIPEIDPSCIYFTVDHLSELKALSVDRERMGKLKSLRKTSDSACVIFPPKVFRILEKPLHEFHGHSGEISDLSWSNNNHLLSSSIDKTVRLWQVGCDHCLKVFSHSNYGALLVTSVHFNPVDDNYFMTGSIDGKVRIWAIPDCQVVGWSDIREIVTAVCYRPDGKGGIVGSLSGICRFYNISDNHLELDAQVGLHNKKRSPCKRIIGFQFFPQDSSKIMVTCADSQVRILHGCTVIGKYKGHHNAGNHISAAFTSDGKHIVSACEDSNVYLWNCSSQEDSGRLQAKNIRSCERFSTNVSVAIPWCGLKCENSVNRRQSPVLNENQAETLPFSSPACFSLSQEFLLESFPKGSATWPEEKLPTSSPMAKPSILHKSQYKFLKTSCQNTSSSHAWGLVIVTAGWDGRIKSFHNYGLPVPL; this is encoded by the exons ATGGGTAGCTTgagtgaagatgaagaatataGATTTTTCGATGCTCAAGAGGAGATGGCATCGATCTCAGATGCAACCTCCGATAGCATTGAGATATCTCAGTCTAGTTCTTCTAGTTTTAACTTCGGAGCTTTGGATACTTGTCCTTATGACATATGGAATCGGAGCCCTGGAAGTGTAACAGAGCGTCGTAGTAAGTTTTTGGACTGGATGGGATTGGGTTTAGATGGCATTGCACGAGAGAATTCAGCAGATGTACGTAGTGATGTACCAGACCAAGTGATTGATAGAATCAGAGAGAGTAGTGGTGCTGTGTTGAGGACCTCAGGTTCTGAAGATGTGTTTTGTTCGAGTCACTCTTCGATGACTTATCGGTCAAAGGAGAATTTTGTTTGCAAAGATGTGAACTTTGGCGAAGTCAGCCTGGGCCAATCTGTTAGGGTTGAAGAGTGCGAGAACACTTCTGGGTCGTCCCTTTCATTTCAACAACTGATAGAGAGGGAAGCTGAGGAGACAAAAGTGGGTTCAATGAAGAGAACTAAGAATGGGTGGTGGAGTCGATTACGTTCCATGGCATGTGTTGTTAAGAGTCAAGGGAAAGCTGATCAACTAAGACGTGAGAATGAGGCAATACTACGGTCGAGAGTTCAAAGAGTTAATGTTCACCAATGCAGGAAGCGATTGAAAGAACTTTCAGCTCTTTATATGGGACAAGATATCCAAGCCCATGAGGGTCCAATTTTGACAATGAAATTTAGTCCTGATGGGCAGTACCTTGCAAGTGCTGGTGAAGATAGGATTGTGCGTTTGTGGCAGGTGGTGGAAGATGAGAGATCCAATGAACTTGACATCCCAGAAATAGATCCATCCTGCATATATTTCACAGTAGATCATCTCTCTGAACTGAAAGCCCTCTCTGTGGATAGAGAGAGAATGGGTAAATTGAAGAGCCTGAGGAAAACCTCAGACTCAGCATGTGTGATTTTCCCCCCTAAAGTCTTCCGGATATTGGAGAAACCATTGCATGAGTTCCATGGGCACAGTGGCGAGATCTCAGATCTCTCATGGTCAAATAATAAT CATCTGCTCTCGTCATCGATCGACAAAACTGTTCGTCTATGGCAAGTGGGATGTGATCATTGCCTCAAAGTTTTTTCACACAGTAATTATGGTGCGCTTTTAG TGACCAGCGTTCACTTCAACCCTGTTGATGACAACTATTTCATGACTGGTTCAATAGATGGGAAAGTTCGCATTTGGGCTATTCCCGATTGTCAAGTTGTTGGTTGGTCTGATATAAGAGAGATTGTCACTGCAGTGTGTTATCGCCCTGACGGAAAG GGGGGCATCGTTGGCTCTCTGAGTGGCATTTGCCGCTTTTACAACATATCAG ATAATCACTTGGAGTTGGATGCTCAAGTTGGCTTGCACAataaaaaaagatcaccctGCAAAAGGATAATTGGCTTCCAG TTCTTTCCTCAAGACTCTAGCAAAATCATGGTTACGTGTGCTGATTCACAAGTCCGAATTCTTCATGGCTGTACTGTGATTGGCAAATACAAGG GCCATCATAATGCTGGAAACCATATATCTGCGGCTTTCACTTCAGACGGAAAACACATTGTATCAGCTTGCGAGGATTCTAATGTATACTTATGGAACTGCAGTAGTCAGGAAGATTCTGGACGACTCCAAGCCAAAAATATAAGGTCTTGTGAACGGTTCTCCACCAATGTATCTGTTGCAATACCTTGGTGTGGTCTGAAATGTGAGAACTCGGTAAATAGAAGGCAATCTCCTGTCTTGAATGAAAATCAGGCAGAAACCCTCCCTTTTTCTTCTCCTGCTTGTTTCTCTCTGAGCCAAGAATTCCTCTTAGAGTCTTTTCCAAAGGGATCTGCAACTTGGCCAGAGGAGAAGCTTCCTACTTCAAGTCCAATGGCTAAACCATCTATATTGCATAAATCTCAATACAAGTTTCTGAAAACTTCTTGCCAGAACACATCCAGTTCTCATGCGTGGGGTCTGGTCATTGTGACTGCTGGCTGGGATGGACGGATAAAGTCATTCCACAATTATGGGTTACCGGTACCACTTTGA
- the LOC108994017 gene encoding histone-lysine N-methyltransferase ATXR6, producing MASKPARMVLRRRTLAPKPHPKHPLEDDGVYCEECGSGDFPAKLLLCDKCDQGYHLFCLRPILVSVPKGSWFCPACSKHQIKLNSFPLVQTKIVDFFRIQRSSDSTQKLSQDYRKKRKRAGSLVISKKKRRLLPFNPSEDPARRLEQMASLATALTATGTEFSNELTYMPGMAPRSANRAALEQGGMQVLSKEDTEALKLCKSMMERGEWPPLMVVFDPHEGFTVEADRFIKDLTIITEYVGDVDYLKNRENDDGDSMMTLLSAANPLKRLVICPDKHSNIARFINGINNHTPDGKKKQNLKCVRFDVNGECRVLLIANRDIPKGERLYYDYNGYEHEYPTEHFV from the exons ATGGCTTCCAAACCAGCAAGAATGGTATTGAGGCGCAGGACTCTAGCTCCGAAGCCGCACCCAAAACATCCTCTTGAAGACGATGGCGTTTACTGCGAGGAATGCGGGTCCGGCGATTTCCCTGCCAAGCTTCTTCTCTGCGACAAGTGCGATCAAGGGTACCATCTGTTTTGCCTCAGGCCCATTCTTGTTTCGGTGCCTAAGGGGTCGTGGTTTTGTCCCGCTTGCTCTAAGCACCAGATAAAATTGAACT CCTTTCCCCTAGTTCAAACCAAAATTGTTGATTTCTTTCGCATTCAAAGATCTTCAGACTCAACACAGAAACTAAGTCAAG ATTATAGGAAGAAAAGGAAGCGGGCTGGTAGCTTAGTgatatcaaaaaagaaaaggaggttGTTACCATTCAATCCGAGCGAGGATCCTGCAAGGAGATTGGAGCAAATGGCGTCACTTGCAACGGCATTGACAGCCACTGGGACAGAATTTAGTAATGAGCTCACTTACATGCCAGGCATGGCACCGAGGTCAGCTAATCGTGCAGCCCTTGAGCAGGGAGGAATGCAG GTCTTGTCAAAGGAAGATACTGAAGCCTTAAAGTTGTGCAAGAGCATGATGGAGAGAGGGGAATGGCCACCTCTCATGGTTGTTTTTGATCCTCATGAAGG GTTCACTGTTGAGGCAGACAGGTTTATAAAGGATTTAACTATAATTACTGAATATGTTGGAGACGTTGATTACTTGAAGAATCGCGAAAATGATGATGGTGATAGCATGATGACGTTGCTTTCTGCTGCCAATCCTTTAAAAAGGCTTGTCATTTGTCCTGACAAGCACAGTAACATTGCTCGTTTCATTAATGGCATTAACAATCATACGCC GGATGGGAAAAAGAAGCAGAACCTCAAATGTGTGAGATTTGATGTCAATGGTGAGTGTCGGGTTTTACTGATTGCAAACAGAGATATACCAAAAGGAGAGAGATTGTACTATGATTACAATGGATATGAGCATGAATACCCAACTGAGCATTTTGTCTGA